A stretch of Henckelia pumila isolate YLH828 chromosome 4, ASM3356847v2, whole genome shotgun sequence DNA encodes these proteins:
- the LOC140864095 gene encoding uncharacterized protein: MPIKGLIEQDVSKLDVTKLHPLSPEVIARQATINLGTIGHVAHGKSTVVKAISGVQTVRFKNELERNITIKLGYANAKIYKCEDDRCPRPMCYKAYGSGKEDSPMCDAPGFENSKMKLLRHISFVDCPGHDILMATMLNGAAIMDGALLLIAANESCPQPQTSEHLAAVEIMRLQHIIILQNKVDLVQENVTINQHEAIQNFIQGTVAAGAPVIPISAQLKYNIDAVCEYIVKKIPIPERNFISPPIMNVIRSFDINKPGFEGIDEIHGGVAGGSILKGVLKVNQFIEVRPGIVSKDENGDIKCTPIHSRIVSLYAEQNELQFAVPGGLIGVGTTMDPTLTRSDRLVGQVLGDVGSLPEVYVELEVKIFLLRRLLGVRTKEAEGGDKVSKLARGEILLLNIGSMSTGARVVAVLKDLAKLQLTSPVCTSEGEKIALSRRIKKHWRLIGWGRILAVI; encoded by the exons ATGCCTATAAAGGGATTGATCGAGCAGGATGTAAGCAAGCTGGATGTGACAAAGCTCCATCCACTCTCGCCTGAGGTCATTGCTCGCCAGGCTACAATAAACTTAG GGACGATTGGTCATGTGGCTCACGGGAAGTCAACAGTTGTAAAAGCCATATCTGGTGTCCAG ACCGTGCGCTTTAAAAATGAATTGGAACGTAACATTACCATCAAGCTTGGGTATGCCAATGCAAAAATATACAAGTGTGAAGATGATCGATGCCCTCGACCCATGTGCTACAA GGCATATGGAAGTGGAAAAGAAGACAGTCCAATGTGTGATGCGCCTGGCTTTGAGAACAGCAAGATGAAATTGCTTAGGCATATCTCTTTTGTTGATTGCCCG GGTCATGATATTCTCATGGCCACAATGCTTAATGGCGCGGCAATTATGGATGGAGCTTTACTTCTTATAGCTGCCAATGAGAGTTGTCCTCAGCCTCAGACGTCGGAGCATTTAGCTGCTGTTGAAATTATGCGTCTTCAGCACATTATAATTCTTCAGAATAAAGTTGATCTGGTTCAGGAAAATGTTACCATCAACCAGCATGAAGCCATTCAGAATTTCATCCAG GGAACTGTTGCAGCTGGTGCACCAGTGATACCAATTTCTGCACAGCTCAAGTATAATATTGACGCCGTATGCGAATACATTGTTAAGAAAATCCCCATTCCAGAGAGGAACTTCATTTCTCCACCAATTATGAATGTAATCCGGTCATTTGACATCAACAAGCCTGGTTTTGAAGGTATTGATGAAATCCATGGTGGTGTAGCCGGTGGGAGTATTCTGAAG GGTGTTTTGAAGGTAAATCAATTTATCGAGGTCCGTCCAGGTATTGTATCGAAGGATGAAAATGGTGACATCAAGTGCACCCCTATACACTCCAGAATAGTCTCCTTATATGCTGAGCAAAATGAATTACAATTTGCTGTTCCCGGGGGCCTTATTGGAGTTGGAACAACCATGGATCCTACGCTTACACGTTCAGATAGGTTGGTTGGCCAGGTTCTTGGAGACGTTGGCTCACTCCCTGAAGTGTACGTTGAACTAGAG GTTAAGATCTTTTTGCTGCGTCGTCTTCTGGGTGTTCGGACAAAGGAGGCAGAGGGAGGGGATAAAGTCTCGAAACTGGCAAGGGGAGAGATCCTTCTGTTAAACATAGGATCTATGTCAACAGGGGCTCGTGTCGTCGCTGTCTTGAAAGACCTTGCCAAACTACAGCTTACTTCCCCTGTGTGCACCAGCGAAGGAGAGAAAATTGCCCTAAGCCGTAGAATCAAGAAGCACTGGCGTCTTATTGGCTGGGGTCGGATTCTAGCTGTAATTTGA
- the LOC140865590 gene encoding hydroquinone glucosyltransferase-like has translation MEKVTSNPHIAIVPTPGIGHLIPLLEFAKKLLHLHNISATFIIPNEGPLTISQKAFLLTLPPGISYISLPPVNLDDLSPGTRIETRISHTVARSLPSLRDAVESLNGAQKLAALVADLFATDVFDFAIELQIPLYLFFPPSASSLSLSLYLPELDRRVSCEYRDAAEKIQIPGCIPIEGRDLFDPIQDRKDESYKWMLHHSKRYRMADGLLVNSFKELEPGPIEALQQEQSGKPPVYPIGPLILTDSKSDDPCLKWLDEQPKESVLYVSFGSGGTLSLAQITELALGLETSEQRFLWVIRCPNDSASNAAYFNSHNSDDPLAFLPEQFVERTRNRGLLVPMWAPQAQILAHDSVSGFLTHCGWNSVLESVVNGVPVIAWPLYAEQKMNAFFLAESVKVALRPKIGENGLVERDEICSIVMGLAEGDEGKRIRSRMRELKESAAKVLGENGSCMQILGMLGQKWKNEV, from the coding sequence ATGGAGAAGGTAACCAGTAATCCCCACATAGCCATTGTTCCAACTCCAGGCATCGGCCACCTCATTCCCTTACTCGAATTCGCCAAGAAACTCCTCCATCTCCACAATATCTCCGCAACATTCATCATCCCAAACGAAGGCCCTCTCACCATATCCCAGAAAGCATTCCTTCTAACTCTCCCTCCCGGAATAAGTTACATCTCCCTCCCGCCTGTGAACTTGGACGATTTGTCTCCCGGAACCAGGATCGAAACTCGTATATCACACACCGTCGCACGTTCTCTGCCCTCTCTTCGCGACGCGGTTGAGTCTTTGAATGGCGCCCAGAAGCTTGCTGCGTTGGTTGCTGATCTTTTTGCCACTGATGTATTCGACTTTGCTATAGAACTTCAAATCCCACTATATCTTTTCTTCCCCCCTTCCGCCAGCAGTTTGTCTCTTTCTTTGTACCTGCCGGAGCTCGACAGAAGGGTGTCGTGCGAATACAGGGATGCGGCGGAGAAGATTCAGATTCCCGGCTGCATACCCATTGAAGGGAGGGATCTTTTCGATCCGATCCAGGACAGGAAAGATGAATCTTATAAATGGATGCTTCATCATTCTAAAAGGTACAGAATGGCTGATGGGTTACTGGTGAATAGCTTCAAGGAATTGGAGCCTGGTCCCATTGAGGCTTTACAGCAAGAACAAAGTGGGAAGCCCCCTGTTTACCCAATAGGACCCTTGATTCTCACTGATTCTAAATCCGATGATCCCTGCTTAAAATGGTTAGATGAGCAACCAAAGGAATCCGTTTTGTACGTTTCTTTTGGAAGCGGTGGCACTCTCTCTCTGGCTCAGATAACCGAACTTGCGTTGGGTTTAGAAACGAGCGAGCAGAGATTTTTATGGGTCATCAGATGCCCAAATGACAGTGCCTCCAATGCCGCATACTTCAATAGTCACAACTCCGACGACCCATTAGCGTTTTTGCCTGAACAATTCGTCGAGAGGACCAGAAACCGTGGCCTATTAGTCCCTATGTGGGCACCGCAGGCACAAATCTTGGCCCACGATTCGGTTTCCGGTTTCCTAACACACTGTGGATGGAATTCGGTCCTCGAAAGTGTCGTTAATGGGGTACCGGTGATCGCTTGGCCGCTCTACGCAGAGCAGAAGATGAACGCGTTCTTCTTGGCCGAGAGCGTGAAAGTGGCGCTGAGGCCGAAGATTGGGGAAAATGgattggtggaaagggatgaaatcTGCAGCATCGTGATGGGTTTGGCGGAAGGGGATGAAGGGAAGAGGATCCGGAGTCGAATGCGTGAGCTTAAGGAGAGTGCAGCGAAGGTGCTTGGTGAAAATGGTTCTTGTATGCAAATTCTGGGAATGCTAGGCCAAAAATGGAAGAATGAGGTTTAG